In Salinarimonas sp., a genomic segment contains:
- a CDS encoding aspartate/glutamate racemase family protein translates to MSADARILVINPNSNAGVTAAMAEALAPFARPDGPRIDCTTLEEGPFGIESQADIESVVLPLARLVAREKAAAYVIACFSDPGLQVCREATRAPVLGVREAGVLTALARADRFGIIAIQNRSIRRHLRALREIGAIGRLAGDRSLDMSVAETASGEATFGRMLEIGRTLRDTDGAEAIVLGCTGMTRHRAALEAELGIPVVDPTQAAVAMALGAVLAG, encoded by the coding sequence ATGAGCGCCGACGCCCGCATCCTCGTGATCAACCCCAACAGCAACGCGGGCGTGACCGCCGCCATGGCGGAGGCGCTCGCGCCCTTCGCCCGGCCCGACGGCCCGCGCATCGACTGCACGACGCTGGAGGAGGGGCCCTTCGGCATCGAATCGCAGGCCGACATCGAGAGCGTGGTGCTCCCTCTCGCCCGGCTGGTGGCGCGGGAGAAGGCGGCGGCCTACGTCATCGCCTGCTTCTCGGATCCGGGCCTTCAGGTCTGCCGCGAGGCGACCCGCGCGCCGGTCCTCGGCGTGCGCGAGGCCGGCGTGCTCACCGCGCTCGCCCGCGCCGACCGCTTCGGCATCATCGCCATCCAGAACCGCTCGATCCGCCGCCATCTGCGGGCGCTGCGCGAGATCGGCGCCATCGGCAGGCTGGCGGGCGACCGCTCCCTCGACATGTCGGTGGCGGAGACGGCGTCGGGCGAGGCGACCTTCGGGCGGATGCTCGAGATCGGCCGGACCCTGCGCGATACGGACGGCGCCGAGGCGATCGTGCTCGGCTGCACCGGCATGACCCGCCACCGCGCCGCGCTCGAGGCCGAGCTCGGGATCCCCGTCGTCGACCCGACCCAGGCCGCGGTGGCGATGGCGCTGGGGGCCGTGCTGGCGGGGTGA